The following proteins are encoded in a genomic region of Synechococcus sp. WH 8016:
- a CDS encoding HEAT repeat domain-containing protein, producing MDYRVHPPVSHPSAQPNSSDQIQLSGEEAAQLAEGLKQQLRQGEIPAGDSDAIEKMVAGLGDKRGLLRLTFAESLGAVGSAAVPSLCIAMRRHENVTVRRAAAKTLTLINDVKALPDLLEALLEDPDPVVQGSAVGAMACIGAASVDGLLDVLINPKSSQMQIGLASWGLSFVGAKAPEALRKAACSEHAQVRTAAIAALGDQIQQLDDLDARELLQNALKDPEEEVRAEATTLLGKLHDTNWGAPLLLPMLRDQDAQVRKNAALSLMKLRDPQVISRLRTELEQEQDSSVITIFNLAINQLSRDEND from the coding sequence ATGGACTATCGCGTTCATCCTCCAGTGTCACACCCTTCAGCTCAGCCCAATAGCTCTGATCAAATCCAACTGAGTGGAGAAGAAGCAGCGCAGCTTGCCGAAGGACTTAAGCAACAGTTGCGCCAAGGAGAAATACCTGCAGGCGACAGTGATGCCATCGAAAAAATGGTGGCTGGATTAGGTGATAAACGTGGCTTATTACGACTTACTTTTGCGGAAAGTTTGGGTGCGGTCGGCAGCGCTGCCGTGCCCTCACTTTGCATTGCGATGCGACGGCACGAAAACGTCACCGTTCGTCGAGCTGCTGCCAAAACGCTGACGTTAATTAATGACGTGAAAGCACTACCCGATCTCCTTGAAGCTCTATTGGAGGATCCAGATCCTGTCGTCCAAGGGTCTGCAGTGGGTGCCATGGCATGCATTGGTGCAGCGTCGGTTGATGGCCTTCTTGATGTGCTCATCAACCCTAAAAGCAGTCAAATGCAAATTGGACTAGCGAGTTGGGGGTTGTCTTTTGTGGGAGCAAAAGCACCAGAAGCCCTGCGCAAAGCAGCCTGTTCAGAACATGCACAAGTGAGAACAGCCGCCATTGCAGCACTGGGTGATCAGATCCAACAACTTGACGATCTTGACGCCCGTGAACTTCTGCAAAATGCCCTGAAGGATCCAGAAGAAGAGGTTCGAGCCGAGGCAACCACATTGCTAGGGAAGCTTCATGACACCAACTGGGGAGCCCCACTCCTACTACCAATGTTGCGCGATCAAGATGCTCAAGTACGAAAGAATGCAGCACTTTCACTCATGAAACTTAGGGATCCGCAGGTGATCTCGAGACTTCGCACAGAACTTGAGCAGGAACAAGACAGCAGCGTGATTACCATTTTCAACCTTGCAATCAATCAACTATCTCGCGACGAAAATGATTAA
- a CDS encoding phycobiliprotein lyase: protein MNIETFVHQSEGKWRSMRSGHSLAFQQFEDVLSEVEIKSVDPSSSSIQELIESSNLDCKATATCPFQMEWKAESDWEPDDPSDVTSGSCLLVPLATNETEGKIIRSVGYAESEFAVSDYKFLEDGTFLLKTQYEQSIAEERIWFVSENVRCRSSVLRTSAGSGILQTSFASEVRRLNIQ from the coding sequence ATGAATATTGAGACTTTCGTCCATCAAAGCGAAGGCAAATGGCGCTCGATGCGCTCTGGGCACTCTCTAGCCTTCCAACAATTTGAAGACGTGCTAAGTGAAGTAGAGATCAAAAGTGTTGATCCCTCTTCTAGCAGTATTCAAGAACTAATCGAATCATCAAACTTAGATTGCAAGGCAACCGCAACCTGCCCATTTCAAATGGAATGGAAAGCAGAAAGTGATTGGGAACCTGACGATCCCAGCGATGTCACATCTGGGTCTTGCCTCCTCGTTCCCCTCGCCACCAACGAGACCGAAGGAAAAATCATCAGAAGCGTAGGGTACGCAGAATCTGAATTCGCAGTTTCCGACTATAAATTTCTCGAAGATGGCACCTTTCTGCTCAAGACTCAATATGAGCAATCCATTGCAGAAGAAAGGATTTGGTTTGTATCAGAAAACGTACGCTGTCGGTCCTCCGTCCTTCGGACATCCGCAGGCTCGGGAATCCTACAAACTTCATTTGCATCAGAAGTAAGACGCTTAAACATTCAGTAA
- a CDS encoding phycobilisome linker polypeptide — MPFGPASLLGVERFSAESEAPLELIPGDEDAKKEQIITAVYKQVLGNAYVMDSERQLVAESQFKLGEISVREFVRVVAKSELYSSRFFDACPRYRYIELAFRHLLGRAPVDFQEMRTHAERLDSKGFSADIDSFLDSDDYQNTFGEWTVPYQRGWKTESCATMQEFTWSFQLLRGNSSSSLKGDLSGITSKLGGAAYQNRPLAVVPPSSIETQGWSFRPSKNLQDAPTRLGVGAGDEGKTYRVEVTGYSANNVRRISRYTRSNRVYYVPFDKLSEQFKRIHAEGGKIASITPSN; from the coding sequence ATGCCTTTCGGTCCCGCTTCGTTACTCGGCGTTGAGCGCTTCTCCGCAGAGAGCGAAGCTCCCCTTGAACTGATTCCAGGCGATGAAGACGCCAAAAAGGAGCAAATCATCACAGCCGTGTACAAGCAGGTACTCGGCAATGCCTACGTGATGGACAGCGAGCGTCAGCTCGTAGCCGAATCCCAGTTCAAACTTGGCGAAATCAGTGTTCGCGAGTTTGTTCGCGTCGTTGCCAAGAGCGAGCTTTACAGCTCTCGCTTTTTTGATGCCTGTCCTCGTTATCGCTATATCGAACTGGCCTTCCGCCATCTTCTTGGTCGTGCGCCTGTGGATTTCCAGGAGATGCGCACTCACGCCGAACGCCTGGATAGCAAGGGTTTTAGCGCCGATATCGACAGCTTCCTCGACTCAGACGATTACCAAAACACCTTTGGTGAATGGACTGTTCCCTATCAGCGGGGATGGAAGACCGAAAGCTGCGCCACCATGCAGGAGTTCACATGGAGCTTCCAGCTTCTGCGTGGCAACAGCAGCAGCAGCTTGAAAGGCGACCTCTCAGGAATCACCAGCAAGTTGGGTGGTGCTGCTTATCAGAACCGTCCTCTCGCGGTGGTACCGCCGTCCTCCATCGAGACCCAGGGCTGGAGTTTCCGACCTTCCAAGAATCTCCAAGATGCGCCAACACGTCTCGGCGTTGGTGCTGGCGACGAAGGCAAGACCTATCGGGTCGAAGTCACTGGCTACAGCGCCAACAACGTGCGCCGCATCTCTCGATACACCCGCTCAAATCGCGTGTATTACGTGCCCTTTGACAAGCTCTCTGAGCAGTTCAAACGCATTCATGCCGAAGGCGGGAAGATCGCCAGCATCACCCCCTCGAACTAA
- a CDS encoding HEAT repeat domain-containing protein: MSGAFDNIHPGLTQPDAIRMLLTPIDQLESQSDPYMAAAHLLNFPGQSTEQALLALVDDQDQSQPRRLARRKAVEVLGRLKCQDAIPAIGRCLNSDDPYLVENSAWALAQLDCQVDALHETMISLVSRSDQNQRVLIQSLASLQVASAAGVIEPLQDSETPGVRGAAISACIKLGASCDRLDVLQQHFLLSNQMDRQSGIQDAIDCGARDLLPAILQAPVSPVFRMRALRALWPEGDLIFGELSLVSVVDALLNDHPSDLELVHEYDQAPTNEFLIQEFFGTDFSRCYLALQTLCDRSAVEIWPLLHQRWTEEAHNDYGAHYFFVKLFGSRCDWPKEALPVIEQILNEAILSQRPQFMKSKSAAVLSMYRLGVGFEQERLIQLLSSDSMPFWEVRYAVLMLLSDSKFDLDRDRCLECSAVDPHPFVAARAKAMTSDSI; encoded by the coding sequence ATGAGTGGTGCTTTCGACAATATCCATCCTGGACTGACGCAGCCTGACGCAATCCGAATGCTGTTGACGCCAATCGATCAGTTGGAGTCGCAGAGCGACCCTTACATGGCGGCTGCGCATCTGCTCAATTTTCCTGGTCAATCCACGGAGCAGGCATTGTTGGCTCTTGTTGACGATCAGGACCAGTCTCAGCCGAGGCGTCTAGCGCGTCGTAAGGCTGTGGAAGTTTTAGGCCGCTTGAAATGTCAGGACGCCATCCCTGCAATCGGTCGTTGTTTGAATAGTGATGATCCCTATCTTGTTGAGAATTCAGCATGGGCTCTCGCTCAACTTGATTGCCAAGTTGATGCATTACACGAAACCATGATTTCGTTGGTGTCCCGTTCTGATCAAAATCAACGTGTCCTAATCCAGAGTTTGGCGAGTCTTCAAGTGGCCTCTGCTGCTGGGGTGATCGAGCCATTGCAGGACAGTGAAACTCCCGGAGTTCGTGGCGCTGCCATCAGTGCTTGCATCAAGTTGGGCGCCTCCTGTGATCGTCTCGATGTGCTCCAACAGCATTTTTTGCTGTCAAATCAGATGGATCGGCAGTCTGGAATTCAGGATGCGATTGATTGTGGTGCTAGAGATTTACTTCCTGCTATTTTGCAGGCCCCAGTGTCTCCCGTGTTCAGAATGCGGGCGCTTCGTGCGCTTTGGCCAGAAGGGGATTTGATCTTTGGTGAGTTATCGCTGGTTTCAGTTGTGGATGCTCTGCTTAATGATCATCCTAGTGATTTGGAATTGGTCCATGAATATGATCAAGCTCCTACAAATGAATTTCTGATTCAAGAATTTTTTGGAACGGATTTTAGTCGTTGTTATTTGGCCCTTCAAACTCTCTGTGATCGATCAGCTGTTGAAATATGGCCGCTGCTTCATCAGCGTTGGACTGAGGAAGCTCATAATGATTATGGTGCACACTATTTTTTTGTAAAGCTGTTTGGAAGTCGTTGTGACTGGCCTAAGGAGGCGTTGCCTGTTATTGAACAGATCTTAAATGAAGCAATCTTATCTCAACGTCCGCAATTCATGAAATCGAAGTCTGCTGCAGTCTTGTCAATGTATCGGTTGGGAGTTGGTTTTGAACAAGAAAGGCTCATTCAACTCTTGTCATCTGATTCGATGCCTTTTTGGGAGGTGAGATATGCTGTTTTGATGCTTTTGTCTGATTCGAAGTTCGATTTGGACCGGGACCGTTGCCTTGAATGCTCAGCCGTTGATCCTCATCCTTTTGTTGCCGCTCGAGCCAAGGCGATGACGAGTGATTCTATTTAG
- a CDS encoding HEAT repeat domain-containing protein has translation MASSNDQRRELDDLFADLAHPNPRIQQEAYTAMVDDWPEESVPRLLSLLDQPDVSLRRAAVRGLGAFGVSTLHPLADLFAQSTDATVRASCVKAYAQIASNYPEQDFSSEAMSLLEVALDDASPVVSQSAVMALGQVGTQALPLLIRICKGGNIAHIQSAAMALAEIPDPAAEQCLRDILADPETDPLSRETVDASLSRMIGQR, from the coding sequence CGAATGACCAGCGTCGTGAATTGGATGATCTCTTCGCTGATCTAGCCCATCCCAATCCGAGGATTCAGCAAGAGGCTTATACAGCAATGGTTGATGATTGGCCGGAAGAATCTGTTCCACGCTTGTTGTCTTTACTCGATCAACCAGATGTTTCTTTGCGCCGCGCCGCGGTGCGTGGTTTAGGTGCTTTTGGAGTGTCGACTCTGCACCCCCTAGCTGACTTGTTTGCTCAGAGCACCGATGCAACGGTGCGGGCAAGTTGTGTGAAAGCCTATGCGCAGATCGCTTCAAACTATCCAGAGCAAGACTTCAGCTCCGAGGCGATGTCTCTCTTAGAAGTTGCTCTCGATGATGCCTCGCCAGTTGTTTCTCAGTCTGCCGTGATGGCATTGGGCCAAGTGGGCACGCAAGCACTCCCTCTTTTGATTCGCATTTGTAAGGGTGGCAATATTGCTCATATTCAGTCTGCAGCGATGGCATTAGCAGAAATTCCAGATCCTGCGGCGGAACAGTGCTTAAGAGACATTTTGGCTGACCCTGAAACAGATCCACTCTCGCGTGAGACCGTCGATGCTTCTTTAAGTCGGATGATTGGCCAAAGGTAA
- a CDS encoding phycobilisome rod-core linker polypeptide, which produces MSASQGFGASSLNSNPVSFSRNRNAANKPALSNAEFLRQSCASMKIAIGPRNHEDCPHGGTMQRYAVDDAAGLEAAINAAYRQVYGNAHVMEHERSRELEAQFCNGERNVREFVRALAKTEFYRARFFQGVAPMRGVELNIKHLLGRPPLSQGEMSAHITLLASAGHDAVIDFIVDSAEYAEVFGNDVVPYTRSFTSAAGIPTSSFVNIAALERGFAISDSAVGARSQLSNTLARGAVPYIQLPSSVSASRGAKSSGSGTGVKFTSKVRKSSDGGDSMPARGDAYVGFGLGQREQEVFQRCPGDTADQINALIRSAYRQVMGNPHLMESERALAAESKFTEGYYSTRELVRGICLSSEYVRRFFESNAPYRFVELNFKHILGRAPISQAEVSEHIQILANEGYEAEINSYIDSAEYQSTFGEDTVPYMRILSEQGRSQLAFNRHLSLSEGYAASDSVANSSSLVTSVATKTVPSGWRTTTVRSNRNSAIAGSPDPTKRRFRIVVQAQPAGGRQRTPNASYLVSGKDMTSQMKYIHRRGGRIVSITEVM; this is translated from the coding sequence ATGTCTGCCTCTCAAGGTTTCGGAGCCAGCTCCCTCAATTCGAACCCTGTCTCATTCAGCAGGAATCGCAATGCAGCAAACAAGCCAGCCCTGAGCAACGCTGAGTTTCTGCGCCAATCCTGCGCCTCAATGAAAATTGCGATTGGCCCTCGCAATCACGAAGATTGTCCCCATGGCGGAACGATGCAGCGTTATGCCGTCGATGACGCAGCTGGGCTCGAAGCTGCCATCAATGCCGCCTACCGCCAGGTTTATGGCAATGCCCATGTGATGGAACATGAGCGCTCGAGAGAATTGGAGGCTCAGTTCTGCAATGGCGAGCGGAACGTGCGCGAATTCGTGCGGGCACTTGCAAAAACTGAGTTTTATCGCGCGCGTTTCTTCCAAGGCGTTGCACCCATGCGCGGAGTTGAGCTGAACATCAAGCATTTGCTTGGTCGCCCTCCTCTTTCTCAAGGTGAGATGTCAGCGCACATCACCTTGCTAGCAAGCGCTGGTCACGATGCGGTGATTGATTTCATCGTTGATTCAGCTGAATACGCTGAAGTGTTCGGCAACGACGTTGTTCCCTACACCCGTTCATTCACGTCTGCGGCTGGTATCCCCACAAGCAGCTTTGTCAATATCGCGGCTCTTGAGCGCGGCTTTGCCATCAGCGACAGTGCCGTTGGCGCCCGCAGTCAGCTGAGCAACACACTCGCACGTGGTGCCGTTCCATACATTCAGCTTCCCAGCTCCGTCTCGGCTTCCCGTGGAGCCAAGAGCAGCGGCTCTGGAACCGGTGTCAAATTCACCTCCAAGGTGCGCAAGTCCAGCGATGGCGGCGACTCGATGCCAGCCCGTGGCGATGCCTACGTGGGCTTCGGTCTTGGTCAGCGGGAACAGGAAGTGTTCCAACGCTGCCCTGGTGACACTGCGGACCAAATCAACGCATTGATCCGTTCTGCCTACCGCCAGGTCATGGGCAATCCCCATTTGATGGAGTCAGAGAGGGCCTTGGCTGCTGAAAGCAAGTTCACCGAGGGCTACTACAGCACCCGTGAGTTGGTTCGTGGGATCTGTTTGTCTTCCGAATACGTTCGTCGTTTCTTTGAATCGAATGCTCCCTACCGCTTCGTTGAACTGAACTTCAAGCACATTTTGGGACGTGCACCCATCTCACAAGCAGAGGTGAGCGAGCACATCCAAATCCTTGCAAACGAAGGATACGAAGCAGAAATCAATAGCTACATCGACAGCGCCGAATACCAGAGCACGTTTGGTGAGGACACCGTTCCTTACATGCGCATCCTCTCTGAGCAGGGACGCTCCCAGCTGGCCTTCAACCGCCATCTGTCTCTCTCTGAAGGCTATGCAGCAAGTGACTCCGTAGCGAACAGCTCTTCCCTTGTCACCTCAGTCGCCACCAAGACGGTGCCCAGTGGATGGCGCACAACAACCGTCCGCAGCAACCGCAATAGCGCGATTGCTGGCTCCCCTGATCCCACCAAGAGACGGTTCCGCATCGTTGTGCAAGCACAGCCCGCAGGTGGACGCCAAAGAACTCCCAATGCCAGCTACTTGGTGTCTGGCAAGGACATGACCAGCCAGATGAAGTACATCCACCGCCGCGGAGGTCGGATCGTCTCCATCACCGAGGTGATGTGA
- a CDS encoding chromophore lyase CpcT/CpeT, with amino-acid sequence MSSKEALLRFAKTLAGHYSNFEQSQDNPKDFAHINIYFRPLPWETLKGPGFYSEQSYDHDPWSPYRQGIHRLQQIQDIFVVENFGFADALRLAGSGQRPELLRSLKVESLTPRCGCDMHFHEVETGCYRGEVEPGHKCLVPRDGQLTYLISEVDVDSTTWVSRDRGFDPETHAQKWGSEHGPLKFKRVTSLGDSLNLDWLR; translated from the coding sequence ATGAGCTCTAAAGAAGCATTATTGAGATTTGCCAAAACACTGGCTGGACATTACAGCAATTTTGAGCAATCTCAGGACAACCCAAAAGACTTCGCTCACATTAATATCTATTTCAGGCCCCTACCATGGGAAACCTTAAAAGGACCTGGCTTCTACTCAGAACAAAGCTACGACCATGATCCCTGGAGTCCCTATCGACAAGGGATTCATCGACTCCAGCAAATTCAAGACATCTTTGTTGTTGAAAATTTTGGATTTGCTGATGCACTAAGGCTTGCCGGCTCAGGACAGCGTCCAGAGTTACTCCGAAGCCTCAAAGTGGAGTCCCTCACACCACGTTGTGGATGCGATATGCATTTTCATGAAGTCGAAACTGGATGTTATCGGGGAGAAGTGGAGCCAGGCCACAAGTGTTTGGTCCCGCGCGATGGGCAATTGACCTATCTGATCAGCGAGGTTGATGTAGACAGCACAACTTGGGTTAGCCGTGATCGCGGTTTTGATCCAGAAACCCATGCGCAAAAATGGGGCTCCGAACACGGACCCTTAAAATTTAAACGAGTGACATCCCTTGGCGACTCTCTAAACCTCGACTGGCTTCGATAA
- a CDS encoding DUF2656 family protein: MTSYVLSHNLQVQDSSVPALGFEELAIALKNEDASFTSVEALTHPHWKLKIESSLDPETFGKRLSSSWRAVRKSMGHGTNHAVMALGGRKDSPGNPGAPLQEGGWGVDVVETNDSDAFLIAINWSGLISGRPADGVIQVIDQQG, translated from the coding sequence GTGACCAGCTACGTTCTCTCTCACAATCTTCAAGTCCAAGATTCTTCTGTTCCTGCCCTTGGCTTCGAGGAGCTTGCGATTGCTTTAAAGAATGAAGACGCCTCCTTCACCTCGGTAGAGGCGTTAACACATCCTCATTGGAAGTTAAAAATCGAATCTTCTCTCGATCCTGAGACGTTTGGAAAACGTCTCAGCTCGTCTTGGCGTGCTGTTCGAAAAAGCATGGGTCATGGCACGAACCATGCTGTGATGGCTTTGGGCGGCCGCAAAGACAGCCCCGGCAATCCCGGTGCCCCCCTTCAGGAAGGAGGCTGGGGGGTTGATGTTGTTGAGACCAACGACTCTGATGCGTTTTTAATCGCAATCAATTGGAGTGGGTTGATCTCGGGGCGCCCTGCGGATGGGGTGATTCAGGTGATTGATCAGCAGGGTTGA
- the mpeA gene encoding class 2 C-phycoerythrin subunit alpha encodes MKSVLTTAIGSADSGSRFPTSSDLEAVQGSLQRAAARLEAAEKIAQNYDAIAQRAVDAVYTQYPNGATGRQPRQCATEGKEKCKRDFVHYLRLINYSLVVGGTGPLDELAINGQREVYKALSIDPGTYVAGFTHMRNDGCAPRDLSPQALTEYNGALDYVINSLA; translated from the coding sequence ATGAAGTCTGTCCTGACCACCGCCATCGGATCCGCTGACAGCGGATCTCGCTTCCCTACCAGCTCTGACCTGGAAGCTGTACAGGGTTCCCTGCAACGCGCTGCTGCCCGTCTCGAGGCTGCTGAAAAAATCGCTCAGAACTACGATGCGATTGCTCAGCGTGCTGTTGACGCTGTGTACACCCAGTACCCCAACGGCGCCACCGGCCGCCAGCCTCGCCAGTGCGCGACTGAAGGCAAAGAGAAGTGCAAGCGCGATTTCGTGCACTACCTCCGTCTCATCAACTACTCCTTGGTTGTCGGCGGCACAGGCCCTCTCGACGAACTGGCTATCAATGGTCAGCGCGAGGTTTACAAGGCCCTCAGCATCGACCCCGGCACCTACGTTGCTGGTTTCACCCACATGCGTAACGACGGTTGTGCCCCTCGTGACCTGAGCCCCCAGGCTCTCACCGAGTACAACGGTGCACTTGACTATGTGATCAATTCACTCGCCTGA
- a CDS encoding phycobilisome rod-core linker polypeptide, protein MTAPLTLTCAANQDTEQASVVLKAAYRQVFGNRYLMELDVCPSIDALFMNGDLTVQGLITSLAQSETYRRYTLEPNNPYRFVELNFKHLMGRPPRNQAEISEHVNRLATEGFEAEIASYTYSDEYLKNFGIDTVPYARTAKSVVGETTVAYQRNIAIDPGYAGFDGSKTSILLSSIASNTNPTAAGARKAVGGGGRYTIIWTSRVQLGTARRSAQRSVVSYNSLSTTIRSIQAQRGRIISIANA, encoded by the coding sequence ATGACTGCCCCTCTGACCCTCACCTGCGCCGCAAACCAAGACACCGAACAAGCCTCCGTTGTTCTCAAAGCCGCTTATCGTCAGGTGTTCGGCAACCGTTATCTGATGGAGCTGGATGTTTGTCCTTCCATCGATGCGCTGTTCATGAACGGTGATCTCACCGTTCAGGGGCTGATCACTTCCTTGGCTCAATCCGAGACCTATCGGCGTTACACACTCGAGCCCAACAATCCTTATCGCTTTGTCGAACTGAACTTCAAGCACCTGATGGGACGTCCTCCGCGCAATCAGGCTGAGATCAGCGAGCACGTCAACAGACTTGCCACAGAGGGATTTGAAGCTGAGATCGCTAGCTACACCTACAGCGACGAGTATCTCAAGAATTTTGGGATCGACACGGTTCCCTATGCCAGAACAGCCAAATCAGTGGTTGGCGAAACCACCGTTGCTTACCAACGCAACATCGCCATTGACCCTGGCTATGCAGGCTTTGATGGCAGCAAAACATCCATTTTGCTGAGCAGCATTGCTTCGAACACCAATCCAACAGCCGCTGGTGCTCGGAAGGCCGTTGGCGGTGGTGGTCGCTACACGATCATTTGGACGTCACGTGTGCAGCTCGGAACGGCGCGTCGTTCAGCCCAAAGATCAGTTGTCAGCTACAACTCCCTGTCCACAACGATCAGAAGCATCCAAGCCCAGCGCGGTCGCATCATCTCTATTGCGAATGCTTAA
- a CDS encoding HEAT repeat domain-containing protein, with protein MSERFDTLFSGMSEENALNLIITDPSQLDNPGVKYLAASRLGACTSQQSLDRLIEVASKESDDLYERITRRKALEALGRRKQKTALPVLIEALTDQDEPTVVNAVDSIARIGASLTETQQQQLLTALNGPDNQKRAVIQAFTRLNLPDSNDEIAELRGDLNPLVAGAAHAHALRLTNRDESLRPLLSQLQDTNPGRRRAAVIDLGDAQHLAALEALTRCPVSMPLRAKSAFLITKAQTEGNREDINKTHSDALLETLLRDDPRTLALANPSPIPSEAEAIRAGLQHRDEARQYEAAKALCEMPATERLALIDDLEENQGSDYGVHYLLASCVGLLELQERSNLVRRALQETGPQYSKSRIAAAWSCLRLQLDDQKPLLKELAETHPWEPLRWSCTQVLEKMG; from the coding sequence ATGAGTGAGCGCTTTGACACATTATTTTCGGGAATGAGTGAGGAGAATGCTCTCAATCTCATTATTACTGATCCAAGCCAACTCGATAATCCCGGTGTTAAGTACTTAGCTGCCTCACGCCTAGGAGCCTGCACATCGCAACAGTCTCTTGACCGATTGATTGAGGTTGCATCAAAGGAAAGCGATGACCTCTATGAACGAATCACCCGACGAAAAGCTCTTGAAGCTCTGGGCAGACGAAAACAAAAGACGGCTCTCCCTGTCTTGATTGAGGCTCTGACTGATCAAGATGAACCAACGGTCGTTAACGCTGTTGATTCCATTGCACGCATTGGCGCATCACTCACCGAAACCCAGCAGCAGCAATTACTGACTGCACTGAACGGTCCTGACAACCAAAAGCGGGCCGTTATTCAAGCCTTTACGCGTCTGAACCTTCCAGATAGCAACGATGAGATTGCGGAACTGCGCGGAGATTTAAATCCTTTAGTCGCAGGAGCGGCCCACGCCCATGCCCTACGGCTAACCAATCGAGACGAAAGCTTGAGGCCACTGCTGAGTCAATTACAAGACACCAATCCAGGACGACGCAGAGCGGCAGTCATTGATTTAGGCGATGCTCAACACTTGGCGGCCTTAGAAGCGCTCACCCGCTGTCCTGTTTCGATGCCGCTACGGGCCAAAAGCGCCTTCCTCATTACCAAAGCCCAAACCGAAGGCAACAGAGAAGACATCAACAAAACCCATTCAGACGCCTTGCTTGAAACGCTCCTGAGGGATGATCCGCGCACGCTTGCTCTCGCCAACCCCTCTCCGATCCCCTCAGAAGCAGAAGCGATACGGGCTGGACTTCAACACCGCGACGAGGCGCGTCAATACGAAGCCGCCAAAGCCTTGTGCGAGATGCCAGCGACGGAACGCCTGGCTCTCATCGACGATCTTGAGGAGAACCAGGGAAGCGACTATGGAGTGCACTATCTCCTGGCCAGCTGCGTTGGCCTACTCGAGCTGCAGGAACGCAGCAACCTGGTGAGACGAGCCCTGCAAGAAACCGGTCCTCAGTACTCAAAATCAAGAATTGCGGCCGCATGGAGTTGCCTTCGTCTTCAACTCGATGACCAAAAACCTCTTCTCAAAGAGCTTGCAGAGACCCATCCCTGGGAGCCCTTGAGATGGTCGTGTACTCAGGTCTTGGAGAAAATGGGCTGA
- a CDS encoding bleomycin hydrolase → MLDAFSRQAVSADSSGSFIGGDQLSALRSFISEGNKRLDAVNAITSNASCVVSDSVAGICCENTGLTAPNGGVYTNRKMAACLRDAEIIMRYVSYALLAGDASVLQDRCLNGLRETYAALGVPSGSASRAVAIMKASACAHITNTNNSTGEKRKMPVTQGDCNALSAEAGSYFDMVISAIS, encoded by the coding sequence ATGCTCGACGCATTCTCCAGGCAAGCTGTTTCCGCCGATTCCAGCGGCAGCTTCATTGGTGGCGATCAGCTCTCCGCGCTTCGCTCATTCATCTCTGAAGGCAACAAGCGTCTCGACGCTGTGAACGCCATTACTAGTAACGCTTCCTGCGTTGTTTCCGACTCCGTCGCAGGCATCTGCTGCGAAAACACAGGTCTGACAGCTCCTAACGGTGGTGTGTACACCAACCGCAAAATGGCTGCATGCCTGCGTGATGCTGAAATCATCATGCGCTACGTCTCCTATGCACTGCTGGCCGGCGATGCCTCCGTGCTTCAGGACCGTTGCCTGAATGGTCTGCGCGAGACCTATGCCGCATTGGGCGTTCCTTCAGGATCCGCTTCACGTGCTGTGGCCATCATGAAGGCTTCTGCCTGTGCCCACATCACCAACACCAACAACAGCACTGGCGAAAAGCGCAAGATGCCTGTGACTCAGGGTGATTGCAACGCTCTGTCTGCTGAAGCTGGCTCCTACTTCGACATGGTGATCAGCGCCATCAGCTGA
- a CDS encoding Nif11-like leader peptide family natural product precursor, translated as MSSSELDRFIQAVVDDHGIATGIKPLATHYDLVAYANIRGFSITLVEWGRHLAMDWLKSADAELELLQLADPAHWSWAFRQLSSWRPLLMEGTLSEGLLGTANFASISESDDQNGFQGTDAVAQQEKPLTDSERDAALESFIEMLKSRPDLKDQVKFARDQDAVIELANAQGFPVDSLTLLRRWNKVSDFSKPTWFGWFDE; from the coding sequence ATGTCATCGTCTGAACTTGACCGGTTTATCCAAGCTGTCGTTGATGATCACGGCATTGCGACTGGAATTAAGCCTCTTGCTACCCATTATGATCTCGTCGCTTATGCAAACATCAGGGGCTTCTCAATCACATTGGTTGAATGGGGAAGGCATCTTGCGATGGATTGGCTTAAATCTGCCGATGCAGAATTGGAATTGCTTCAGCTTGCCGATCCTGCCCATTGGAGTTGGGCTTTTAGGCAACTGTCGAGTTGGCGTCCTTTGTTAATGGAAGGCACCCTTTCTGAGGGGTTGTTGGGAACGGCCAATTTTGCCTCCATCTCTGAGTCCGATGATCAAAATGGGTTTCAGGGAACGGATGCTGTTGCTCAGCAAGAAAAGCCCCTCACGGATTCTGAGCGAGATGCGGCCCTGGAATCTTTCATTGAAATGCTTAAAAGTAGGCCTGACTTAAAAGATCAAGTGAAGTTTGCACGGGATCAGGATGCAGTGATTGAACTTGCGAACGCACAAGGCTTTCCGGTTGATTCGTTGACATTATTACGTCGTTGGAACAAGGTATCTGACTTCTCCAAGCCGACTTGGTTTGGTTGGTTTGACGAGTAA